A genomic stretch from Lathyrus oleraceus cultivar Zhongwan6 chromosome 2, CAAS_Psat_ZW6_1.0, whole genome shotgun sequence includes:
- the LOC127123385 gene encoding formin-like protein 14, with the protein MDPKEDSDTPPPPPPHHGTKKKKKRWVWRRKDKGETLDSKKEEEKERSPIPAVEEQQNAAETSSSQPSPPPPPPPPPYHSDAPPLPSSRPLLPPLLRQKEALLKKPAQSNESSSPAPQRPTIDYIAPIPSPRPPQQSLWRRRQDSLHLRTSSPHSFVPPSSRQQPPQSMLHRWLSELPQPDPAIEQQPPSPHSSSDSTAPSPSSQPLSPSLSLPEPPSPSLSVPVRPTPRVSMPPPRAILDPQEQQRPQNNNNIASSDSTRRPNSYITYICCEQYRRLLYGYNFHRLHRRIHYTHLYCGEAYRRNRVYIHTMLVNHYLNLMIAHPPHYTMAKYPIFSNPR; encoded by the coding sequence ATGGATCCAAAAGAAGATTCCGACACGCCGCCACCGCCACCGCCACACCACGGCACGAAGAAAAAGAAGAAACGTTGGGTCTGGAGAAGGAAAGATAAAGGTGAAACACTGGATTcaaagaaagaagaagagaaagaaaGATCGCCTATACCCGCCGTGGAAGAACAGCAAAATGCAGCAGAAACATCCTCATCTCAACCATCACCACCGCCACCACCTCCACCACCGCCATATCATTCCGATGCACCACCACTACCTTCATCCCGACCACTACTACCTCCTTTATTGCGGCAAAAAGAAGCTTTATTAAAGAAACCAGCTCAATCTAATGAATCATCTTCACCGGCGCCGCAAAGACCAACAATTGATTATATTGCACCAATACCTTCACCGCGGCCACCACAACAATCTTTATGGCGGCGAAGGCAAGATTCACTGCACCTACGAACATCATCCCCCCATTCTTTTGTACCACCCTCTTCAAGGCAGCAACCACCGCAATCTATGTTGCACCGATGGTTATCGGAGCTACCACAACCAGACCCTGCTATTGAACAACAACCACCATCACCACATTCATCATCCGATTCTACTGCACCATCTCCTTCATCACAGCCATTATCACCTTCTTTATCACTGCCAGAGCCACCATCACCTTCATTATCGGTGCCAGTGCGCCCAACACCTAGGGTATCGATGCCGCCACCACGAGCCATTTTAGATCCCCAAGAGCAGCAAAGGCCACAGAATAACAATAATATTGCATCATCTGATTCAACGAGGAGACCAAACAGTTACATCACCTATATTTGCTGCGAGCAATATCGCAGACTATTGTATGGATACAATTTCCATCGTCTTCATCGTCGCATCCACTACACCCATCTGTATTGCGGCGAAGCCTATCGCAGAAACCGAGTCTATATTCATACCATGCTAGTGAACCATTATCTCAATTTAATGATAGCGCACCCTCCTCACTATACCATGGCAAAATATCCAATCTTTTCCAATCCACGCTAG